In one Mobula hypostoma chromosome 17, sMobHyp1.1, whole genome shotgun sequence genomic region, the following are encoded:
- the LOC134358048 gene encoding ataxin-1-like isoform X2 — MKSNQERSNECLPPKKREFPVSSLPLAEKAVAAATASESSRSENLAWLANVASCQSSVGVKYGHAKVAGETSVETGLPLYKSLPTAVDYSSPGNVRPAPGVTQLRAVYSSSALAQPGSSTSPVEYAHLQPAATFQFVGPPFNTPYVGSPPFVPSQLISPTASNASATPTQYSQLEPYSTIFASMGSPSQHKVEHQVVRPRREIPGSPSPSVQNQYVQISSSSPNVTRPHSPTTVPLHLHSHSSVIPHTLTVSTPSPMVLQYSDAGYPVGSRETIRKVDDIRPHLVPRREVLNGEIEKSRRYALSPSTELNLEKSGAKPVSRHYEIRHGTHVVVHPSPADYTAQENLGSRASVMIIPNSHTPTTDLEVQQAIDSDNSPLALYDKANLNHGKATFSPQSVIQTTHTPTDHLSIGLPASAVYPGSQQPLIGYISSQQQALSYHGNLQQHVVIPGTHPLLIPVCSTAVEASGVTSTIVTTSPQFAAVPHPFVSTASPKSENYHPQSLATQPTYHTTVVQAQVHLPVVQSVSSPVAASNQLPPYFMKGSIIQLANGELKRVEDLKTEDFIQSAEISSDLKIDSSTVERVEGSHISSFAVLQFAVGEHRTQGGWGSVGDFNLELHSDVSSLWWWDPHVGTHEWLLFKIPHTWSRRQTYF, encoded by the coding sequence ATGAAATCGAACCAGGAACGCAGCAATGAATGTTTACCGCCCAAGAAACGTGAATTTCCTGTCAGCAGCCTGCCCTTGGCAGAGAAGGCAGTTGCAGCAGCTACTGCAAGTGAGAGCAGTCGCAGTGAAAACTTGGCATGGCTTGCCAATGTAGCTAGCTGCCAAAGCAGTGTGGGCGTGAAGTATGGACATGCCAAAGTAGCAGGAGAAACCTCAGTGGAAACTGGCTTACCACTGTATAAATCACTACCAACTGCAGTGGACTATTCATCGCCTGGGAATGTTAGACCAGCTCCAGGGGTAACACAACTTCGTGCTGTTTATTCATCTTCAGCATTAGCTCAGCCAGGGTCTTCGACGTCACCTGTGGAGTATGCTCATCTGCAGCCCGCTGCTACTTTCCAGTTTGTTGGGCCACCTTTTAATACACCATATGTAGGATCTCCTCCATTTGTCCCCTCCCAATTGATTTCCCCAACAGCTTCAAATGCTTCTGCTACTCCGACTCAGTATTCCCAACTAGAACCCTACTCTACAATCTTTGCCAGTATGGGCAGCCCATCCCAGCACAAGGTTGAGCATCAGGTTGTCAGGCCACGCAGAGAGATTCCAGGATCACCTTCCCCCTCGGTGCAAAACCAGTATGTGCAAATTTCAAGTTCATCTCCCAATGTGACAAGGCCCCACTCCCCTACTACAGTCCCCTTGCATTTGCACTCTCACTCGTCAGTGATTCCACATACTCTCACAGTCAGTACACCGTCACCAATGGTTCTCCAATACTCAGACGCCGGATATCCTGTTGGATCAAGGGAAACCATCAGGAAAGTCGATGACATCAGACCACATTTGGTTCCAAGAAGGGAAGTATTAAATGGTGAAATTGAGAAAAGTAGGAGATACGCTCTTTCACCCAGCACAGAATTGAACCTGGAAAAGTCAGGAGCCAAACCGGTTTCTCGGCACTATGAAATAAGGCATGGGACCCATGTGGTTGTTCACCCAAGCCCTGCTGACTACACTGCACAAGAAAATTTGGGCTCTAGAGCTTCAGTAATGATTATACCCAACAGTCACACACCAACTACAGATTTGGAGGTCCAACAGGCCATAGACAGCGACAACTCTCCTTTGGCATTGTATGACAAGGCCAACTTAAATCATGGGAAGGCAACTTTTTCTCCACAGTCTGTCATCCAAACCACCCATACTCCCACTGACCACCTTTCTATAGGACTACCTGCTAGTGCAGTTTATCCTGGTTCTCAACAGCCTCTTATTGGTTACATAAGCAGTCAACAGCAAGCACTAAGTTACCATGGGAACCTGCAGCAGCACGTAgtaattccaggcacccacccacTTCTTATTCCTGTATGCAGTACAGCAGTTGAAGCTTCAGGGGTGACCTCTACAATAGTGACAACATCTCCTCAGTTTGCTGCAGTGCCTCATCCATTTGTCAGCACAGCTAGTCCCAAGAGTGAGAACTATCATCCTCAATCACTTGCTACACAGCCAACTTACCACACAACTGTTGTGCAGGCTCAAGTGCACCTGCCAGTAGTACAGTCGGTGAGTTCTCCAGTCGCAGCTTCTAATCAACTGCCTCCCTACTTCATGAAAGGATCAATCATACAGTTAGCTAATGGAGAGCTAAAAAGAGTTGAAGATTTAAAAACGGAGGACTTCATACAAAGTGCTGAAATCAGCAGTGATCTGAAGATTGACTCTAGCACTGTGGAGCGTGTTGAAGGCAGTCATATCTCCAGTTTTGCTGTTCTACAGTTTGCAGttggagaacacagaacacag